From a single Micromonospora carbonacea genomic region:
- a CDS encoding response regulator transcription factor — MRILLVEDDRRVAAALSSALTRRGYEVEHAATVAAALRAAPCDLVLLDLTLPDGDGTDLCRALRRRSAQLGIIAVTARGEERDRVLGLRLGADDYVVKPFSMVELQARIEAVLRRAAHAAPERDVIEAGPVRIDVAARTVTVAGREVTLTRKEFDILVSLARQHGVAVSRDRILLDVWGTTWADRHTVEVHVGSLRGKLGDPRLVETVRGVGYRLRGE, encoded by the coding sequence TTGCGCATCCTGCTGGTCGAGGACGACCGTCGGGTGGCCGCCGCCCTGTCGTCCGCCCTGACCCGCCGCGGCTACGAGGTGGAGCACGCCGCCACCGTCGCGGCGGCGCTGCGCGCCGCGCCGTGTGACCTGGTGCTGCTCGACCTGACCCTGCCCGACGGCGACGGCACCGACCTGTGCCGCGCCCTGCGCCGGCGCAGCGCCCAGCTCGGCATCATCGCCGTCACCGCCCGGGGCGAGGAACGCGACCGCGTCCTCGGCCTGCGGCTGGGCGCCGACGACTACGTGGTGAAGCCCTTCTCCATGGTCGAGCTCCAGGCGCGGATCGAGGCGGTGCTGCGCCGGGCCGCGCACGCCGCCCCGGAGCGGGACGTGATCGAGGCGGGCCCCGTGCGCATCGACGTCGCCGCCCGCACCGTCACGGTCGCCGGCCGGGAGGTCACCCTCACCCGCAAGGAGTTCGACATCCTGGTGTCGCTGGCCCGGCAGCACGGGGTGGCGGTGTCCCGCGACCGGATCCTGCTGGACGTGTGGGGCACCACCTGGGCCGACCGGCACACCGTGGAGGTGCACGTCGGGTCGCTGCGCGGCAAGCTGGGCGACCCCCGGCTGGTGGAGACGGTGCGCGGGGTCGGCTACCGGCTGCGCGGGGAGTGA
- a CDS encoding DUF952 domain-containing protein: MIYKLLTGAEWDAARAAGQFAGSAVDRQDGFVHLSAAGQLVETARRHFASVTGLTLLAVDPAALGAALRWEPSRGGELFPHLYGPLPLTAVVEAHALPADVPAADAVARLLG; encoded by the coding sequence ATGATCTACAAACTGTTGACCGGCGCGGAGTGGGACGCCGCCCGCGCCGCCGGGCAGTTCGCCGGCTCGGCGGTGGACCGCCAGGACGGGTTCGTCCACCTCTCCGCCGCCGGCCAACTGGTCGAGACCGCCCGGCGGCACTTCGCCAGCGTCACCGGGCTGACCCTGCTCGCCGTCGACCCGGCGGCGCTCGGCGCGGCGCTGCGCTGGGAGCCGTCGCGCGGCGGCGAGCTCTTCCCCCACCTGTACGGTCCGCTGCCGCTCACCGCCGTGGTCGAGGCCCACGCCCTGCCGGCCGACGTGCCGGCCGCCGACGCGGTCGCGCGCCTGCTGGGCTGA
- a CDS encoding acyltransferase codes for MTDTTERPDPVFVHPSADVEEGARVGDGTKVWHLAHIRSSARIGAGCVIGRNVYVDAGVTVGDLVKIQNNVSVYQGVTIEDEVFVGPCAVFTNDLRPRAQNPDWTVTPTLVRRGASIGANATLVCGVEIGEHAMVAAGAVVTRDVAPYQLVAGNPARPKGWVDEKGEVVSRDVTSPRRPD; via the coding sequence ATGACTGACACCACCGAACGGCCCGACCCCGTCTTCGTCCACCCGAGCGCCGACGTGGAGGAGGGCGCCCGGGTGGGCGACGGCACCAAGGTCTGGCACCTGGCCCACATCCGGTCCAGCGCCCGGATCGGCGCCGGCTGCGTGATCGGCCGCAACGTGTACGTCGACGCCGGCGTCACCGTCGGTGACCTCGTGAAGATCCAGAACAACGTCTCGGTGTACCAGGGGGTGACCATCGAGGACGAGGTCTTCGTCGGCCCGTGCGCCGTCTTCACCAACGACCTGCGCCCCCGGGCGCAGAACCCGGACTGGACCGTCACCCCGACGCTGGTCCGCCGGGGCGCGTCGATCGGGGCGAACGCCACCCTGGTCTGCGGGGTCGAGATCGGCGAGCACGCGATGGTCGCCGCCGGTGCGGTGGTCACCCGGGACGTGGCGCCCTATCAGCTCGTCGCCGGCAACCCGGCGCGGCCGAAGGGGTGGGTGGACGAGAAGGGCGAGGTCGTCTCCCGCGACGTGACCAGCCCACGCCGCCCCGACTGA
- a CDS encoding CDP-glycerol glycerophosphotransferase family protein produces MFGKLMGPAGVAARGAVLLLFYLIALAAGALGAVWVFAVGGIAAIAGEFALARWSAPTVTLLEKVGLGRGYRQLTRDLSAVLLVVSAIRPGSVELTTILLLPAVTWVIAVFAGALNRMIDRRNPVSALVRNIDLGPMRSAPRPPEWAAGVAGERLAMCNLLLVPAAVLSAVWDDAAPMLAGGAAAVLAAAVAGGIVALTWLRGRGTGKSTVLPAVQKWLDSYRPEVALYFAGPAKDVYQANMWLAPTEALERRAVVLMRSREAFNELADTRLPVICVPAGVDFMNLELGSIRATMYAANVGANIHMLREPGMKHVFVGHGDSDKQASVNPYSKVYDEVWVAGLAGRERYARAGVGVLDADIVEIGRPQLAGVHTFGSESPDRPFTVLYAPTWEGWLDDDPYHTSLVLMGERIVRGLLASRPSLRLIYKPHPLTGTRSKEAKAVHERVVQLIGAAGGDVAATSLDGPRHRVVTGRVPALFDCFNQTDLLISDISSVVSDFVQSQRPYVVANPSGLPEDDFRRNFPTARGAYLLSRDCGELEKIVALTRAGDDPMTEARRDLKVYLLGPDEPNSMDRFRQEIGRLCG; encoded by the coding sequence TTGTTCGGCAAGTTGATGGGACCGGCGGGCGTGGCCGCTCGCGGGGCCGTGCTGCTGCTCTTCTACCTGATCGCGCTCGCCGCGGGCGCCCTCGGCGCGGTCTGGGTGTTCGCGGTGGGCGGGATCGCCGCGATCGCCGGTGAGTTCGCCCTCGCCCGCTGGTCGGCGCCCACCGTGACGCTGCTGGAGAAGGTCGGCCTCGGCCGCGGCTACCGGCAGCTCACCCGCGACCTCTCGGCCGTGCTGCTCGTGGTCTCGGCCATCCGGCCCGGCTCGGTCGAGCTGACCACGATCCTGCTGCTGCCCGCCGTGACCTGGGTGATCGCGGTCTTCGCCGGGGCGCTGAACCGCATGATCGACCGGCGTAACCCGGTCTCCGCGCTGGTGCGCAACATCGACCTCGGCCCGATGCGCTCCGCGCCGCGCCCGCCCGAGTGGGCGGCCGGGGTCGCCGGCGAGCGGCTCGCCATGTGCAACCTGCTGCTGGTCCCGGCGGCCGTGCTCTCGGCGGTGTGGGACGACGCCGCGCCGATGCTGGCCGGCGGGGCCGCCGCCGTGCTCGCCGCCGCCGTGGCCGGCGGCATCGTCGCGCTGACCTGGCTGCGGGGCCGGGGCACCGGCAAGAGCACGGTGCTGCCGGCGGTGCAGAAGTGGCTGGACTCCTACCGGCCCGAGGTCGCCCTCTACTTCGCCGGTCCGGCGAAGGACGTCTACCAGGCCAACATGTGGCTGGCCCCGACCGAGGCCCTCGAACGGCGGGCCGTGGTGCTGATGCGCAGCCGGGAGGCGTTCAACGAGCTGGCCGACACCCGGCTGCCGGTGATCTGCGTGCCGGCCGGGGTGGACTTCATGAACCTGGAGCTGGGCAGCATCCGCGCCACCATGTACGCGGCGAACGTCGGCGCGAACATCCACATGCTCCGGGAGCCGGGCATGAAGCACGTCTTCGTGGGGCACGGCGACAGCGACAAGCAGGCCAGCGTCAACCCGTACAGCAAGGTGTACGACGAGGTGTGGGTCGCCGGCCTGGCCGGCCGGGAGCGGTACGCGCGGGCCGGCGTCGGCGTGCTGGACGCCGACATCGTCGAGATCGGACGGCCGCAGCTCGCGGGCGTGCACACGTTCGGCTCGGAGTCGCCCGACCGGCCCTTCACCGTGCTCTACGCGCCCACCTGGGAGGGGTGGCTCGACGACGACCCGTACCACACGTCGCTGGTGCTGATGGGGGAGCGGATCGTCCGGGGCCTGCTGGCCTCCCGCCCGTCGCTGCGGCTGATCTACAAGCCGCACCCGCTGACCGGCACCCGGTCCAAGGAGGCGAAGGCCGTCCACGAGCGGGTGGTGCAGCTGATCGGCGCGGCCGGCGGCGACGTCGCCGCGACCTCCCTCGACGGCCCCCGGCACCGGGTCGTCACCGGCCGGGTCCCCGCCCTGTTCGACTGCTTCAACCAGACGGACCTGCTGATCAGCGACATCTCCAGCGTGGTCTCCGACTTCGTGCAGAGCCAGCGCCCGTACGTGGTGGCGAACCCGAGCGGGCTGCCCGAGGACGACTTCCGCCGCAACTTCCCCACCGCGCGGGGGGCATACCTGCTGTCGCGGGACTGCGGCGAGCTGGAGAAGATCGTCGCGCTCACCCGGGCCGGCGACGACCCGATGACCGAGGCGCGCCGGGACCTGAAGGTCTACCTGCTCGGCCCGGACGAGCCGAACTCGATGGACCGGTTCCGGCAGGAGATCGGCCGCCTCTGCGGCTGA
- a CDS encoding DUF6077 domain-containing protein, which yields MPNVADDALAVEDQRAPEDLPRVPDDQPETPQDPPGTREPQPETPDDRPAGPRDEPGTPQDEPATPQDPPGTPRDEPATPGDEPVARDGAADPTGERSAPQGSPDAPTASGWRSFPRRFGAAFGALPRRITDAAVLAFALFTVIYHAGFLAELRPSVMFVSWLWCCSALAVLAVVLGVVRAVRRRRAVPTPPAAPAGPAPAGRGRWWWLAVGVATTGLGVAAAVTAGMGGLASWWVPTGLGLAASVGAALLARRAWLARTGPPEPAATGWQALFALLVSAGVAVSSLYMARNSKDDVFYLGKSVWVAERDIVPVRDFLFTENVAAPLSTQPPTASIEVFAGALARFLGLHAADATWFVLLPALAVLAVLALWRLVHRWAPRRPVLAFVVAITYLYLVVGSDAALGTFHLPRLYEGKGMFVSAVVPLMWVYLTDWFESRSRWKLFLIAALSVVATGLSTTSAIILPLLVGSAGLAMLLVGRWGAALAAGVAALAYPVGGVLVSRLVLGPVASAGGETQFFDAEGTYRRTLLVGVLGVIGGLALWLAPLLVRARTPRLLAAGAALTMSVLFVPGVLEALADASGVAAVLWRVPWILALPGLIGILCTVRLPRLPWVSRLVGLIVASSLIFCFATFGVPMWSRDSFTEVAPRPLWKLPQQRLEIVRWIEGLPREPGLLLAPSTLMRVAPVVSSRLRVVMPRDGYLVEYDQNSDFVRDRLRLAAFADGTAIAPDAEVKASIERLDVTTICVYWVNLEAKATLKRLGYEMYARRFAPGSVRCFRQP from the coding sequence GTGCCGAACGTCGCAGACGACGCCCTGGCAGTGGAGGACCAGCGCGCGCCGGAGGACCTGCCCCGCGTCCCGGACGACCAGCCCGAGACGCCGCAGGACCCGCCCGGCACGCGCGAGCCCCAGCCGGAAACGCCCGACGACCGCCCCGCGGGACCGCGGGACGAGCCCGGCACACCGCAGGACGAACCCGCGACACCGCAGGACCCGCCGGGCACACCGCGCGACGAGCCCGCGACACCGGGCGACGAGCCGGTCGCGCGCGACGGGGCCGCCGACCCGACCGGGGAGCGGTCCGCGCCGCAGGGGAGCCCCGACGCACCGACCGCCTCCGGGTGGCGGTCCTTCCCGCGGCGGTTCGGGGCCGCCTTCGGCGCCCTGCCGCGCCGGATCACCGACGCCGCCGTGCTGGCGTTCGCGCTGTTCACGGTGATCTACCACGCGGGCTTCCTGGCCGAGCTGCGACCGTCGGTGATGTTCGTGAGCTGGCTGTGGTGCTGCTCCGCGCTCGCTGTCCTCGCCGTGGTGCTCGGGGTGGTCCGCGCCGTACGGCGTCGCCGCGCCGTGCCGACGCCGCCGGCCGCCCCGGCCGGTCCCGCGCCGGCGGGCAGGGGGCGCTGGTGGTGGCTCGCCGTCGGCGTGGCCACCACCGGGCTCGGCGTCGCCGCCGCCGTCACCGCCGGCATGGGCGGGCTCGCGTCGTGGTGGGTGCCGACCGGTCTGGGGCTCGCCGCGTCCGTCGGCGCGGCGCTGCTGGCCCGCCGGGCGTGGCTGGCCCGCACCGGCCCGCCGGAGCCCGCCGCCACCGGCTGGCAGGCGCTCTTCGCGCTGCTCGTCTCGGCCGGGGTCGCGGTCTCCTCGCTCTACATGGCCCGCAACAGCAAGGACGACGTCTTCTACCTCGGCAAGTCGGTGTGGGTGGCCGAGCGGGACATCGTCCCGGTGCGGGACTTCCTGTTCACCGAGAACGTGGCCGCCCCGCTGAGCACCCAGCCGCCGACCGCCTCGATCGAGGTCTTCGCCGGTGCGCTGGCCCGGTTCCTGGGCCTGCACGCCGCCGACGCCACCTGGTTCGTGCTGCTGCCGGCCCTGGCCGTGCTCGCGGTGCTGGCGCTGTGGCGGCTGGTGCACCGCTGGGCGCCCCGCCGCCCGGTGCTGGCGTTCGTCGTGGCCATCACCTACCTCTACCTGGTGGTCGGCTCGGACGCCGCGCTCGGCACCTTCCACCTGCCCCGGCTCTACGAGGGCAAGGGCATGTTCGTCTCGGCGGTCGTCCCGCTGATGTGGGTCTACCTGACCGACTGGTTCGAGTCCCGGTCGAGGTGGAAGCTGTTCCTGATCGCCGCGCTCTCCGTGGTGGCGACCGGCCTGTCCACGACGTCCGCGATCATCCTGCCGCTGCTGGTCGGCTCGGCCGGCCTGGCGATGCTCCTGGTGGGTCGGTGGGGAGCGGCGCTGGCGGCGGGCGTCGCCGCGCTGGCCTACCCGGTCGGCGGGGTGCTGGTGTCCCGGCTGGTGCTCGGGCCGGTCGCCAGCGCCGGGGGCGAGACCCAGTTCTTCGACGCCGAGGGCACCTACCGCCGCACCCTGCTGGTGGGCGTGCTCGGCGTCATCGGCGGCCTCGCCCTGTGGCTGGCGCCCCTGCTCGTGCGGGCGCGGACGCCCCGGCTGCTCGCCGCCGGCGCGGCGCTGACCATGAGCGTGCTGTTCGTGCCGGGCGTGCTGGAGGCGCTCGCCGACGCCAGCGGCGTGGCGGCGGTGCTGTGGCGGGTGCCCTGGATCCTCGCCCTGCCCGGCCTGATCGGGATCCTGTGCACCGTCCGGCTGCCCCGGCTGCCGTGGGTGTCCCGGCTGGTCGGCCTCATCGTCGCCAGCTCGCTGATCTTCTGCTTCGCGACGTTCGGCGTGCCGATGTGGAGCAGGGACAGTTTCACGGAGGTGGCGCCGCGCCCGCTGTGGAAGCTGCCGCAACAGCGCCTGGAGATCGTCCGGTGGATCGAGGGGCTGCCCCGCGAGCCGGGCCTGCTGCTCGCCCCGTCGACGCTGATGCGGGTCGCTCCCGTCGTCAGCAGCCGGCTGCGGGTCGTCATGCCCCGCGACGGCTACCTCGTCGAGTACGACCAGAACTCCGACTTCGTCCGCGACCGGCTGCGGTTGGCCGCGTTCGCGGACGGCACGGCGATCGCCCCCGACGCGGAGGTGAAAGCGTCCATCGAGCGGCTCGACGTGACTACCATCTGCGTCTACTGGGTCAACCTCGAGGCCAAGGCCACCCTCAAGCGGCTCGGCTACGAGATGTACGCCCGGCGGTTCGCCCCCGGCTCGGTCCGCTGCTTCCGCCAGCCCTGA
- a CDS encoding Gfo/Idh/MocA family protein has product MTAPVRFALVGTGVMGALHARVIAQSDRARLVRVVEPREAVGRAVADRYGARWAPDGSDLSDVDAVVIAAPTEFHHALAGEVLAADKPLLIEKPVCGSLAETEDVVATAEKRGVPLVCGLLERFNPAVLTALALVDNPVHLTVTRHSPYAPRIRTGVAWDLLIHDVDLAVRVFGGQEPTDVRGVLGHFHPGSLPGAEDVAEALLTFGGAALANVSASRIGQRKVRTLVVSEVDRLIEADLIRRDVTIYRHVSLDAATPDGRGYRQQSIMEVPELVSNREPLAAQLDHFLDLLVGVADADAERRSILPAHRAVGRLFADRA; this is encoded by the coding sequence GTGACCGCCCCGGTGCGCTTCGCCCTCGTCGGCACGGGCGTGATGGGCGCCCTGCACGCGCGGGTCATCGCCCAGTCCGACCGGGCCCGGCTGGTGCGGGTCGTCGAGCCCCGCGAGGCCGTCGGCCGGGCGGTGGCCGACCGGTACGGCGCGCGGTGGGCGCCCGACGGGTCGGACCTGTCCGACGTCGACGCGGTCGTGATCGCCGCCCCCACCGAGTTCCACCACGCCCTCGCCGGTGAGGTGCTCGCCGCCGACAAGCCGCTGCTGATCGAGAAGCCGGTCTGCGGCAGTCTCGCCGAGACCGAGGACGTCGTGGCCACCGCCGAGAAGCGGGGGGTCCCGCTGGTGTGCGGGCTGCTGGAGCGGTTCAACCCGGCGGTGCTCACCGCGCTCGCCCTGGTCGACAACCCGGTGCACCTCACCGTCACCCGGCACTCACCGTACGCGCCGCGGATCCGCACCGGCGTGGCCTGGGACCTGCTGATCCACGACGTGGACCTGGCCGTCCGGGTGTTCGGCGGGCAGGAGCCGACCGACGTACGCGGCGTGCTGGGCCACTTCCACCCGGGCTCGCTGCCCGGCGCGGAGGACGTCGCCGAGGCCCTGCTGACCTTCGGCGGCGCGGCGCTGGCCAACGTCTCGGCGAGCCGGATCGGCCAGCGGAAGGTGCGGACGCTGGTCGTGAGCGAGGTGGACCGGCTGATCGAGGCGGATCTGATCCGCCGGGACGTCACCATCTACCGGCACGTGTCGCTGGACGCGGCGACGCCCGACGGCCGGGGCTACCGGCAGCAGAGCATCATGGAGGTGCCGGAGCTGGTCTCCAACCGGGAGCCGCTGGCCGCCCAGCTCGACCACTTCCTGGACCTGCTGGTCGGCGTCGCCGACGCCGACGCCGAGCGGCGCTCGATCCTCCCGGCGCACCGGGCGGTCGGCCGGCTCTTCGCCGACCGCGCCTGA
- a CDS encoding DegT/DnrJ/EryC1/StrS family aminotransferase gives MIPISVVKLDEKAEQLAVEVIRSGVLAQGPMVARLEREFADLVGVEHAVAVNNGTTALVAALEVLDLRPGDEVVTSPFTFVATLNAILEAGATARFADIREDDFCLDPAALAATLGARTRVVMPVHLYGQPADMGAIVPLVERHGLGLVEDAAQSLGATVGGRGAGSFGLGAFSLYATKNLTTGEGGMITTDDAVLADRLRVLRNQGMRQRYQYEVAGHNYRLTDLQAALGIPQLAGYADTVARRRDNAARLHAGLADVPGLRLPAELPGRTHVWHQYTVLVTDAAPASRDEVAARLGEQGVGCGVYYPKAVYDYDCYREHPRVVADPAPVAERVARQCLSLPVHHHLADGDVDRVVEAVRKAVGA, from the coding sequence GTGATCCCCATTTCCGTCGTGAAACTCGACGAGAAGGCCGAACAGCTGGCGGTGGAGGTGATCCGCTCCGGCGTGCTCGCGCAGGGTCCGATGGTGGCCCGGCTGGAACGCGAGTTCGCCGACCTGGTCGGGGTGGAGCACGCGGTGGCGGTCAACAACGGCACGACGGCGCTGGTCGCCGCACTGGAGGTGCTCGACCTGCGGCCCGGCGACGAGGTCGTGACGAGCCCGTTCACGTTCGTCGCCACCCTCAACGCGATCCTCGAGGCCGGGGCGACCGCGCGGTTCGCCGACATCCGCGAGGACGACTTCTGCCTGGACCCGGCGGCCCTCGCCGCCACGCTCGGTGCGCGTACCCGGGTCGTCATGCCGGTGCACCTGTACGGCCAGCCGGCCGACATGGGCGCGATCGTGCCCCTGGTCGAGCGGCACGGCCTGGGCCTGGTCGAGGACGCCGCGCAGTCACTCGGCGCGACGGTCGGCGGGCGGGGGGCCGGCAGCTTCGGCCTGGGCGCCTTCTCCCTGTACGCCACGAAGAACCTCACCACCGGCGAGGGCGGCATGATCACCACCGACGACGCCGTCCTCGCCGACCGGCTGCGGGTGCTGCGCAACCAGGGCATGCGCCAGCGCTACCAGTACGAGGTCGCCGGCCACAACTACCGGCTCACCGACCTGCAGGCCGCGCTCGGCATCCCGCAGCTCGCCGGCTACGCCGACACCGTCGCGCGCCGCCGGGACAACGCGGCCCGGCTGCACGCCGGCCTGGCGGACGTGCCGGGCCTGCGCCTGCCGGCCGAGCTGCCGGGCCGGACGCACGTCTGGCACCAGTACACCGTCCTGGTCACCGACGCCGCGCCGGCCAGCCGCGACGAGGTGGCCGCCCGGCTGGGGGAGCAGGGGGTGGGCTGCGGCGTCTACTACCCGAAGGCGGTCTACGACTACGACTGCTACCGGGAGCACCCCCGGGTGGTCGCCGACCCCGCGCCGGTCGCCGAACGGGTGGCCCGGCAGTGCCTGTCCCTGCCGGTGCACCACCACCTCGCCGACGGCGACGTTGACCGGGTCGTCGAGGCCGTGCGCAAGGCGGTGGGCGCGTGA
- a CDS encoding lysylphosphatidylglycerol synthase transmembrane domain-containing protein produces the protein MVQTVPRKDVVTSGAPEPGDDGLPAAPAGPLKRWLSLGVRVAIVVAIAAGMVWSVVDQWPQVRSTWLGLAWQSVVLSVLAALAGMVANTMAWRAAVRDLEHRVSVPAALRICLVGQLGKYIPGSVWAYVLQVELSRRAGLPRARAFLATLVSVGLGVTAALGLGLLSLPALREAAGGGDSTYADSVRVALWIVAALFPVALVCAVPRVLTALVQLALKVLRRPPLTHRLTWPGVSRVVGWSALGYTLFGVHLWLLANAQATPGVEGLLRSVGSFAIAMTVGMFAFLSPSGLGVREAVLVAALAPFLDGNGGVGAAMGIALASRLIFTIADVLAAGLAALSGVRQLRRDAPTETSATPAG, from the coding sequence ATGGTCCAGACCGTCCCGCGGAAGGATGTCGTCACTTCCGGCGCCCCGGAGCCGGGCGACGACGGTCTTCCCGCCGCACCGGCCGGCCCGCTGAAGCGGTGGCTGTCGCTGGGTGTCCGCGTCGCCATCGTCGTCGCCATCGCCGCCGGGATGGTCTGGAGCGTCGTCGACCAGTGGCCGCAGGTCCGGTCGACGTGGCTGGGCCTGGCCTGGCAGTCGGTGGTGCTGTCCGTCCTCGCGGCGCTCGCCGGGATGGTGGCCAACACGATGGCCTGGCGGGCCGCCGTGCGCGACCTGGAACACCGGGTGTCCGTGCCCGCCGCCCTGCGCATCTGCCTGGTGGGCCAGCTCGGCAAGTACATCCCCGGCAGCGTGTGGGCGTACGTGCTCCAGGTCGAGCTGAGCCGGCGGGCCGGCCTGCCCCGGGCCCGCGCCTTCCTGGCCACCCTGGTCTCCGTGGGCCTCGGCGTGACGGCCGCGCTGGGCCTCGGCCTGCTCAGCCTGCCGGCGCTGCGCGAGGCGGCCGGCGGCGGCGACTCCACGTACGCCGACTCGGTGCGGGTCGCGCTGTGGATCGTGGCGGCGCTGTTCCCGGTCGCGCTGGTCTGCGCGGTGCCGCGGGTGCTCACCGCGCTGGTGCAGCTCGCCCTGAAGGTGCTGCGCCGCCCGCCGTTGACGCACCGCCTCACCTGGCCGGGCGTGTCGCGGGTGGTGGGCTGGAGCGCGCTGGGCTACACCCTGTTCGGCGTGCACCTGTGGCTGCTCGCCAACGCCCAGGCCACTCCCGGCGTGGAGGGGCTGCTGCGCAGCGTCGGGTCGTTCGCCATCGCGATGACCGTCGGCATGTTCGCCTTCCTCTCCCCCTCCGGGCTCGGCGTACGGGAGGCCGTGCTGGTCGCCGCGCTGGCCCCGTTCCTGGACGGCAACGGCGGCGTCGGCGCGGCGATGGGCATCGCGCTGGCGTCCCGGCTCATCTTCACCATCGCCGACGTGCTCGCCGCCGGCCTGGCCGCCCTGTCCGGGGTGCGTCAGCTCCGCCGGGACGCCCCGACGGAGACGTCCGCCACCCCCGCCGGCTAG
- a CDS encoding acyl-CoA reductase — translation MSGKVVERFPAGGATDVDDLVAALRAVPAGGPLTVGDDRIVEFLVAFARRLLRPAVARRHPELASLGFFLRRGEIARALARVADEPGQLRFPRGLVFHVPPANVDTIFVYSWALSALAGNANVVRISSRSAGAADAVLDALGDTLADADDVVRQTQRMVTYGRDDAVTAALSAAADLRVIWGGDRSVGEIRRHPLAPHARDLTFPDRSSFTVIGAAGWLAAAEADRDAAALGLYNDAYWFDQAACASPRAVYWVGDPASTGAARADLLSRLRRVLDGKRPEVDAAMAVEKRVATYGLAVEGAATAIHFDGNDLATVELAGPDDIPRRWLGVGTFPQARVDSLADLAPVVVRRDQTVTHFGFAADELVAFARALAGRGVDRIVPVGDALSFAATWDGYDLMREFTRITSVVTR, via the coding sequence ATGAGCGGCAAGGTCGTCGAGCGGTTCCCGGCCGGCGGCGCGACCGACGTCGACGACCTCGTCGCCGCGCTGCGCGCGGTGCCGGCCGGCGGCCCGCTGACCGTCGGCGACGACCGGATCGTCGAGTTCCTGGTGGCGTTCGCCCGGCGGCTGCTGCGCCCGGCGGTGGCCCGCCGGCACCCGGAGCTGGCCTCCCTCGGCTTCTTCCTGCGCCGGGGCGAGATCGCCAGGGCGCTCGCCCGGGTCGCGGACGAGCCCGGCCAGCTCCGCTTCCCCCGGGGGCTGGTCTTCCACGTGCCGCCGGCGAACGTCGACACCATCTTCGTCTACTCGTGGGCACTGTCCGCGCTCGCCGGCAACGCCAACGTGGTGCGCATCTCGTCCCGGTCGGCGGGCGCCGCCGACGCGGTGCTCGACGCGCTCGGCGACACCCTCGCCGACGCCGACGACGTGGTGCGGCAGACCCAGCGGATGGTCACGTACGGGCGTGACGACGCGGTGACCGCCGCGCTGTCGGCCGCGGCGGACCTGCGGGTGATCTGGGGCGGCGACCGGTCCGTCGGCGAGATCCGCCGGCACCCGCTCGCCCCGCACGCCCGGGACCTGACCTTCCCGGACCGCTCGTCGTTCACGGTGATCGGGGCGGCCGGCTGGCTCGCCGCCGCCGAGGCCGACCGCGACGCCGCCGCCCTCGGCCTCTACAACGACGCGTACTGGTTCGACCAGGCGGCCTGCGCCTCGCCCCGCGCCGTCTACTGGGTCGGCGACCCGGCCAGCACCGGGGCCGCCCGCGCGGACCTGCTGTCCCGGCTACGGAGGGTGCTCGACGGCAAGCGGCCCGAGGTCGACGCCGCGATGGCGGTGGAGAAGCGGGTCGCCACCTACGGCCTGGCCGTCGAGGGGGCGGCCACGGCCATCCACTTCGACGGCAACGACCTGGCGACGGTGGAGCTGGCCGGGCCGGACGACATCCCGCGCCGCTGGCTCGGCGTCGGCACGTTCCCGCAGGCGCGCGTCGACAGCCTGGCCGACCTCGCGCCGGTGGTGGTGCGCCGTGACCAGACCGTCACCCACTTCGGGTTCGCCGCCGACGAGCTGGTCGCCTTCGCCCGCGCGCTGGCCGGGCGCGGGGTCGACCGGATCGTGCCGGTCGGCGACGCGTTGAGCTTCGCCGCCACCTGGGACGGCTACGACCTGATGCGCGAGTTCACCCGGATCACCAGCGTCGTCACCCGCTGA